GAGAGCTGATACTTTCTCGCACAGGCCTCCGCCGCCGACCCCATATGGAAATCGTTATAGACATCCCATAGACCGTCATGAATGAGGCTGTCGGTCAAGATCCCGTGACCGAGACGATAACCGGACCGGGCCCGGTCCAGCAGATAAGGGGCATGGGTCATGCTCTCCATCCCCCCTGCAACCACGATCTCCGCGTCACCGACCGCAATGGCTTGTGTTCCCATGATCACGGCCTTAAGACCCGAACCGCAGACCTTATTAAGGGTCGTACAGGGAACGTGTTCCGGGAGACCGGCTCCCAGGGCGGCCTGCCGGGCCGGGGCCTGGCCCAGGCCTGCCGACAAAACATTCCCCATGACGACCTCATCAACCTGATCGCTTGAAATACCGGCCTGGCGTACAACTTCAGTGATTGCGATGCTCCCAAGCCCTGTGGCCGATTGCGAGGCGAGTGCCCCCTGAAAACTTCCAATGGGTGTCCGAATGGCCCCCGCAATGATGACCTTATGACTCATAAAAAGGCCTCCACTTCCTGAAAAATTATTATAACATATCCCCTATTCTCATACACCTTTGCAAGGGGAATCTCCTAAAGGATTTTAAGGAACCGGTTTTGATTATGGTATAATACAGTCGGACGCAGAATTGACCCGATAACTATCTTAATAAGGGGAGGTTGATGCCGAAAAAGGTTCTCAAGAGGTTCGAGGTCACATACCTTCAGATCTTGAATGAAACCGGGCAGACCGATCCAACCCTCCAGTACGGACCCCAAAAAATTACTGAAAAAGAAGCCAGGGCTTTCTATCATTCGATGGTCCTGATCAGGGCCTTTGATGAAAAGGCGCTGAACCTCCAGCGTGCAGGACGGATCGGCACCTATGCCTCAATACTGGGACAAGAGGCCATTCAGGTCGGATGCGCCTTTGCGCTCGATCAATCCGATTGGCTCTTTCCCGCCTTCCGCGAAAGCGGCCTCTTGCTCCTGCGTGACATCCCCATGAAGATGCTTTACCAGTACTGGTCAGGCGACGAACGCGGAAGCGCCTTTCCGGAAAACCACCATGACTTCCCAGTATCCATCCCTGTCGGGACCCATATTCCGCATGCCGTCGGGGCCGCCTGGGCGGCCCAATTCAAGCGAGATCCGATTGCCGTCATGGCCACTTTCGGGGACGGCGCGACATCGAAAGGGGATTTTCACGAAGGGCTCAACTTCGCCGGTGTTATGCGGCTCCCGGTTGTCTTCGTCTGCCAGAACAACCAGTGGGCCATCTCACTCCCACTGTCACAGCAGACCGCATCCTCCACCCTGGCACAGAAAGCAATTTCCTACGGTTTTGAAGGCTTACAAGTTGATGGGAATGATGTCTTTGGAGTATATGTTTCCACGAAGAATGCACTTGAGAAAGCCCGTCAGGGAGGAGGACCAACCCTGATCGAATGTGTGACCTATCGTCTGAGCGACCATACTACGGCGGATGACGCCTCCCGGTATCGTTCAGAAGAAGATGTTGTAATCTGGCGGAAGAAAGACCCGCTTACCCGGCTTCGCACATACCTGGAGAAAGAGTATCACTGGTCGAATTCTGAAGAGACCGATCTCCTTCAGGAGACAAAAAAAAAGATTGCTTCGGCGGTCGCAGAACTCGAGTCGCTCGAACCGCCCGACCCTGAGGAGATGTTTGACCATGTTTTTGAAACATTGTCTCCCGCTCTCATCCAGCAGAAGAACCAGCTCAGGAAGCGTCTACAAGGGGAGAGTAAGTCTTGAACTGTAACCCAGCATACCTCTATTTTGGCTTCGCGAGACCCATTCCTTCATGGCAGGGCGCGAGGAGCGCAGAACCGAAGCGTATGCCTATACGTGAGGATTCGAGTACCACAGCAACGGAGCCATGTGGGAAAAGAGGGGTGTGCTGAATGGTTACGAAGAAACTTACCCTTGTCCAGGCCATCAACCAGGCGCTCCGGCACGAAATGGAGAAGAACCCCGACATGGTATTGCTGGGAGAAGACATCGGTCTGGATGGGGGGGTCTTTCGAACAACGGAAGGTCTGATCGATCAATTCGGCGATAATCGCGTGGTCGATACCCCGCTCTCGGAATCAGGTATCGTCGGCGTGGCCATCGGAATGGCCGCTTATGGCTTGACCCCTGTCGTTGAGATTCAGTTCATGGGCTTTCTCTATGGCGCGATGGAACAACTCATCTCACATGCCGCGCGCCTTCGGACTCGAACGCAGGGCCGATACACCTGTCCGATTGTTGTCCGCAGCCCTTATGGCGGAGGGATTCATGCGCCCGAACTTCATTCGGAAAGCACGGAGGCCCTGTTTATTCATACCCCCGGTCTCAAGGTTGTGACTCCCTCCACCCCGGCAGAGGCCAAGGGTCTTCTTCTGTCCTCAATCCGGGATCCCGATCCGGTCATTTTTTTAGAACCGGCAAGGATATACCGGGCGATCAAGGAAGAGGTCCCGGAAGGGGAGTATCTTATCCCACTGGGGAAGGCCCGGACTCTCATGGAGGGAAAGGACATCACCCTGATCACATGGGGGGCAATGGTCCATCCTGTGTTAAAGGCTGCAGACCGAATGGCCATGGAAGGGGTTGAAGCAGAGGTCATCGATTTACGTACCCTTTCGCCACTCGATATTGAGACCCTTCTCTGCTCGGTAAAAAAAACGGGGCGCGCCGTGATCGTCCACGAGGCTCCCCGAAGCTGCGGACTCGGGGCGGAGATCTCAGCTCTGCTTTGTGAGGAGGCCCTTGACGCGCTGGAAGCCCCTGTTCTTCGCGTGACCGGGTTCGATACCCCCTTCCCGCTTCCCAAAATGGAAAAATATTACCTGCCTGATGTTGACCAAATCGTAGAGACCATCGAAACGGTTGTGGGTTATTAATCATGCAGAAGACCTTCAAATTTCCCGATGTGGGTGAAGGGATTGCGGAGGGTGAAATCGTCCGGTGGTTGATCTCCGAAGGGGATATGATCAAGGAAGACGAACCCATCCTCGAGATCGAAACAGACAAGGCGGTTGTCAGCCTCCCCTCCCCTTATACCGGAAAGATCTTATCTAGGCAGGGAAATCCTGGAGACATCATTCCCGTCGGCGCGGTCCTGATTACAGTCGAGATAGAGGAAGAGGCGGATTTTAAAAAGGCCGTCCCTTCGGAGAAGACCTCGGGAAAAAAGAAGGATGCCGGATCGGTTGTCGGACAGATTGAAGAATCGGAGGAGGAATTTGTCATCCGCCCTGTCCCTATCAACCCAGATCCTCCCGGTACTAAAAGGATTCGTGCCATTCCCTCCGTCCGGCGCTACGCGAAAGAACGAGGCCTTGATCTTACAAAGATCCGGGGAACCGGAAAGGAAGGACGAATTACACGCGAGGATGTTCAACGCGAGGCCGCAACCTCGCCGCTCGGCCCAAGTGAACGCGTGCCCTTTCGGGGAGTCCGCCGAAGCGCCGCGAAACGTGTGACGGCATCAACTCAGCATGTTGCTGCAGTGACCTTTGTGGACGATGCCGACATCACAGCCCTGGAAAGGGTCCGATCGAACAAGAAGGAAATGGCCGAGGAGAAGGGCTTCAAGTTGACCTCTCTCCCCTTCATCATCAAGTCGGTCGTCGCGGGTTTAAAGGAATACCCCTATCTGAATGCCATGCTGGATGAAGAAAACGAAGAGATCCTACTCAGAAAATATTACAATATAGGCATCGCCGTCGATACTCCCCAAGGACTGAT
Above is a genomic segment from Candidatus Manganitrophaceae bacterium containing:
- the pdhA gene encoding pyruvate dehydrogenase (acetyl-transferring) E1 component subunit alpha, with the translated sequence MPKKVLKRFEVTYLQILNETGQTDPTLQYGPQKITEKEARAFYHSMVLIRAFDEKALNLQRAGRIGTYASILGQEAIQVGCAFALDQSDWLFPAFRESGLLLLRDIPMKMLYQYWSGDERGSAFPENHHDFPVSIPVGTHIPHAVGAAWAAQFKRDPIAVMATFGDGATSKGDFHEGLNFAGVMRLPVVFVCQNNQWAISLPLSQQTASSTLAQKAISYGFEGLQVDGNDVFGVYVSTKNALEKARQGGGPTLIECVTYRLSDHTTADDASRYRSEEDVVIWRKKDPLTRLRTYLEKEYHWSNSEETDLLQETKKKIASAVAELESLEPPDPEEMFDHVFETLSPALIQQKNQLRKRLQGESKS
- a CDS encoding alpha-ketoacid dehydrogenase subunit beta; this translates as MVTKKLTLVQAINQALRHEMEKNPDMVLLGEDIGLDGGVFRTTEGLIDQFGDNRVVDTPLSESGIVGVAIGMAAYGLTPVVEIQFMGFLYGAMEQLISHAARLRTRTQGRYTCPIVVRSPYGGGIHAPELHSESTEALFIHTPGLKVVTPSTPAEAKGLLLSSIRDPDPVIFLEPARIYRAIKEEVPEGEYLIPLGKARTLMEGKDITLITWGAMVHPVLKAADRMAMEGVEAEVIDLRTLSPLDIETLLCSVKKTGRAVIVHEAPRSCGLGAEISALLCEEALDALEAPVLRVTGFDTPFPLPKMEKYYLPDVDQIVETIETVVGY
- a CDS encoding 2-oxo acid dehydrogenase subunit E2; amino-acid sequence: MQKTFKFPDVGEGIAEGEIVRWLISEGDMIKEDEPILEIETDKAVVSLPSPYTGKILSRQGNPGDIIPVGAVLITVEIEEEADFKKAVPSEKTSGKKKDAGSVVGQIEESEEEFVIRPVPINPDPPGTKRIRAIPSVRRYAKERGLDLTKIRGTGKEGRITREDVQREAATSPLGPSERVPFRGVRRSAAKRVTASTQHVAAVTFVDDADITALERVRSNKKEMAEEKGFKLTSLPFIIKSVVAGLKEYPYLNAMLDEENEEILLRKYYNIGIAVDTPQGLMVFVIKKADEKSILELAKEISILTEKAFSRTIDLSELKGGSFTLTNYGVIGGIYGTPIINYPEAGILGLGKIEDRAVVRSGEIVIRKILPLSLTFDHRIIYGAEAARFMNTVIKHLEDPDLMLIEGK